Proteins encoded within one genomic window of Pseudomonas cannabina:
- a CDS encoding right-handed parallel beta-helix repeat-containing protein has product MRLLRALSHHGYLRCAVTFALILSGAPYVQAADKPQGFAKEVTGGGSVAAVHPATLDDLRSALCASRNSHGVCTDETPRVIVLDHLFDFRGSVIADGLAESTEPGCVVKPCPQGGEQFALNGANNFCHSRPPVMVTYDNAGLKPLKVGSNKTLIGVGDKAGIQGAGLFIGGGAHNVIIRNLTLSDINPRVVWGGDALTLNKADGVWIDHNTFARVGRQMIVTGWGAASHVTISNNEFDGRTPYSSTCDGHHYWVWLFLGSQDTLTLSRNYVHDTSGRTPHSGGMNHAQVRAQLVNNVFQRMTYQGAIMSRTSSSQLLVEGNDFDNVAHPLFNYADQPGTAFALFDQVSAAANGACASVIGRACVANRQQSSGEDYRPQDASALEAFRAYRQYLVVPVSAQEARARGPEEAGGGRSGRVYCHDFTVCGVSTSE; this is encoded by the coding sequence ATGAGGTTACTGCGCGCTCTTTCGCATCACGGCTATTTGAGATGCGCCGTTACGTTCGCGTTGATCCTGTCAGGTGCGCCTTACGTGCAGGCAGCAGACAAACCGCAAGGCTTTGCCAAAGAGGTAACAGGTGGTGGTTCTGTCGCCGCCGTGCATCCCGCGACACTGGATGATCTTCGATCAGCGCTCTGTGCATCTCGTAACTCGCACGGTGTCTGCACCGATGAAACGCCGCGAGTGATTGTCCTGGACCACCTGTTCGATTTCCGTGGAAGTGTGATTGCCGATGGCCTTGCCGAAAGCACCGAGCCTGGCTGTGTGGTGAAACCCTGCCCGCAGGGCGGTGAGCAATTTGCACTCAATGGTGCCAATAACTTCTGCCACTCAAGGCCGCCGGTAATGGTGACCTACGACAACGCCGGGTTGAAGCCCCTGAAAGTCGGTTCGAACAAGACGCTGATCGGAGTCGGCGACAAGGCAGGCATTCAGGGTGCAGGGCTGTTCATCGGTGGCGGCGCGCACAATGTGATCATTCGCAACCTGACGCTTTCGGACATCAATCCACGTGTCGTATGGGGCGGCGATGCACTCACCCTGAACAAGGCCGATGGCGTATGGATCGATCACAACACCTTCGCTCGAGTCGGCAGACAGATGATCGTGACGGGCTGGGGAGCGGCGTCCCACGTGACCATCTCCAATAATGAATTCGACGGCCGTACACCGTACTCGTCTACTTGCGACGGTCATCATTACTGGGTCTGGCTGTTTCTCGGCAGCCAGGACACGCTGACGCTGTCGAGAAACTACGTCCACGACACCTCCGGCAGAACGCCTCATTCCGGAGGAATGAACCATGCGCAAGTTCGTGCGCAACTGGTCAACAACGTCTTCCAGCGCATGACTTATCAAGGCGCAATCATGTCGCGAACGTCGTCTTCACAGTTGCTGGTTGAAGGAAATGACTTCGATAACGTGGCTCACCCGCTGTTCAACTATGCGGATCAACCGGGCACGGCGTTCGCTCTGTTCGATCAAGTTTCAGCCGCCGCGAACGGTGCCTGTGCGAGTGTGATCGGCAGGGCATGTGTCGCGAATCGGCAACAGTCGAGTGGCGAAGATTATCGCCCTCAGGATGCCTCTGCTTTAGAAGCGTTCAGGGCGTATCGGCAGTATCTGGTGGTGCCGGTGTCGGCGCAAGAGGCCAGGGCGCGGGGCCCGGAGGAGGCAGGGGGGGGAAGATCAGGGCGGGTTTACTGCCATGATTTCACAGTCTGCGGTGTATCGACCAGCGAGTAG
- a CDS encoding Fic family protein, translated as MTIKSPPRLIQNAFARIIKDHADHADAYLELAQPFDAQGRYLHFDKLRFRFPKSLDTDLAWSVVRQARNRQLSMAISLGEPSKLCGFLYTPAMQMAVSACDQNTTTATLEWMNARFGESRQLKYLLNDLVEDEAISSSQLEGAATTTQLAKELLKRKRGARTPDEKMIIGNFRMMQHTWEYRNEALSLELITDLHRVGVEGIDDKRYRPGEYRSVDDVVVEDGNGNIVHQPPPAQALSQRLQSVIDWVNTDHTNVDGKPYIHPLIKAVILHFVIGFEHPFHDGNGRVARSLFYWYVFKCGFDGFRYIAISTLLKIAPVKYGRSYLYTETDDMDLTYFIDYQCQIIARAIKAFTRNHESAVAAVDQFNAFLYESGLYAKLSDKQKIVFNVARSTSNRSFTVTDVKDNLGCAYNTAATLLNGLVEFKLFSKTKAGNEWVYSLVDTPQTVKSWQ; from the coding sequence ATGACGATCAAGTCGCCACCCAGGCTCATCCAGAATGCGTTCGCCAGGATTATCAAGGACCATGCCGATCACGCAGACGCCTACCTTGAGCTTGCGCAACCCTTCGATGCACAAGGGCGCTATCTGCATTTTGACAAGCTGCGGTTCAGATTTCCGAAATCGCTGGATACCGATCTGGCCTGGTCGGTCGTCAGGCAAGCCAGAAATCGCCAGTTGAGCATGGCCATTTCCCTTGGTGAGCCGTCAAAGCTCTGCGGTTTTCTCTATACGCCTGCGATGCAGATGGCGGTGTCTGCCTGTGACCAGAATACGACCACTGCGACACTGGAATGGATGAATGCCAGGTTTGGAGAGTCCAGACAACTGAAGTACCTGCTCAACGATCTGGTCGAAGACGAAGCCATCAGCAGCAGTCAGCTCGAAGGTGCCGCAACGACTACTCAGTTGGCGAAGGAACTGTTGAAGCGCAAACGTGGCGCCCGTACCCCCGATGAAAAGATGATCATCGGTAACTTCCGGATGATGCAACACACTTGGGAATATCGGAACGAGGCGCTTTCACTTGAGCTGATAACCGACCTGCACCGAGTGGGCGTCGAGGGGATCGACGATAAGCGCTACCGCCCAGGCGAATATCGGTCTGTTGATGACGTTGTCGTCGAGGACGGTAATGGCAACATTGTTCACCAGCCGCCGCCCGCACAAGCGTTGTCGCAGCGGCTTCAGTCAGTCATTGACTGGGTAAATACCGACCACACCAATGTAGACGGCAAGCCCTATATCCATCCGTTGATAAAAGCGGTCATTCTCCACTTTGTCATCGGTTTTGAGCACCCTTTTCACGATGGCAATGGTCGGGTCGCAAGGTCATTGTTTTACTGGTACGTGTTCAAATGCGGTTTTGATGGGTTCAGGTATATCGCGATCAGTACGCTGCTGAAAATCGCGCCGGTCAAATATGGTCGAAGCTACTTGTATACCGAAACTGATGACATGGACCTGACGTACTTTATCGACTATCAGTGCCAGATCATTGCGCGAGCCATCAAGGCGTTCACGAGAAATCATGAGTCAGCCGTGGCTGCGGTTGATCAATTCAATGCGTTTCTTTATGAGTCCGGGCTGTATGCAAAACTGTCGGACAAACAAAAAATTGTCTTTAACGTAGCCAGGTCAACCAGTAACCGGTCATTTACCGTGACCGATGTCAAAGACAATCTGGGATGCGCTTACAACACAGCCGCGACCCTTCTCAACGGCCTGGTGGAGTTCAAGCTGTTCAGTAAAACCAAGGCCGGCAACGAGTGGGTCTACTCGCTGGTCGATACACCGCAGACTGTGAAATCATGGCAGTAA
- a CDS encoding GNAT family N-acetyltransferase codes for MDMLRPYTLADRDRCLDIFNTNVPRYFDPAEREQFASFLMAPLGHYFVVERDGEVVACGGYLVLSDPSVAELTWGMVSSDRHGSGLGRFLTEARLDVMRALPGVTRAYINTSQRVQGFYSNLGFAVVSVEADGHGCGIDSVRMELTFSQTRCLNEG; via the coding sequence CGGCCCTACACCCTTGCAGATCGTGATCGTTGTCTGGATATCTTCAACACCAACGTTCCGCGTTATTTTGATCCTGCAGAGCGCGAGCAATTCGCCAGTTTCCTGATGGCGCCGCTGGGTCACTACTTCGTTGTCGAGCGTGATGGCGAAGTAGTTGCGTGCGGTGGCTACCTGGTGCTGTCAGACCCGTCGGTGGCCGAGCTGACCTGGGGCATGGTCAGCAGCGACCGCCACGGCAGCGGTCTCGGCAGGTTTCTGACCGAGGCCCGGCTTGACGTCATGAGGGCTTTGCCGGGCGTCACCCGCGCTTACATCAACACCAGCCAGCGTGTTCAGGGGTTCTACTCGAATCTGGGCTTTGCCGTGGTTTCGGTGGAAGCCGACGGGCATGGTTGCGGGATCGACAGCGTCAGGATGGAACTGACGTTTTCGCAAACAAGATGCCTGAACGAAGGCTGA